The following coding sequences are from one Ficedula albicollis isolate OC2 chromosome 17, FicAlb1.5, whole genome shotgun sequence window:
- the SLC25A25 gene encoding calcium-binding mitochondrial carrier protein SCaMC-2 isoform X5, producing MLCLCLYVPVFGERQTEFEYFESKGLPAELKSIFRLSLFIPSQEFSTYRQWKQKIVKAGDKDLDGQLDFEEFVHYLQDHEKKLRLVFKSLDKKNDGRIDAQEIVQSLRDLGVKISEQQAEKILKSMDKNGTMTIDWNEWRDYHLLHPVENIPEIILYWKHSTIFDVGENLTVPDEFTVEERQTGMWWRHLVAGGGAGAVSRTCTAPLDRLKVLMQVHASRSNNMCIIGGFTQMIREGGPRSLWRGNGINVLKIAPESAIKFMAYEQIKRFIGTDQEMLRIHERLLAGSLAGAIAQSSIYPMEVLKTRMALRKTGQYSGMLDCAKNILAKEGMAAFYKGYIPNMLGIIPYAGIDLAVYETLKNTWLQRYAVNSADPGVFVLLACGTISSTCGQLASYPLALVRTRMQAQASVEGAPEVTMRGLFKHILKTEGAFGLYRGLAPNFMKVIPAVSISYVVYENLKMTLGVDSR from the exons ATGCTCTGCCTCTGTCTGTACGTGCCGGTGTTCGGGGAGAGGCAGACGGAGTTTGAGTACTTTGAGTCGAAGGGGCTGCCGGCCGAACTCAAATCCATCTTCCGACTCAGCCTCTTCATTCCTTCCCAGGAATTCTCCACCTACCGGCAGTGGAAGCAG aaaattgTGAAGGCTGGAGACAAAGACCTGGATGGACAGCTGGATTTTGAGGAATTTGTTCACTATCTGCAAGACCATGAGAAGAAGCTGAGACTGGTTTTCAAGAGTTTGGATAAAAAGAATGATG GCCGCATCGATGCCCAGGAGATTGTCCAGTCTCTCCGGGACCTGGGAGTCAAGATCTCTGAACAGCAGGCTGAGAAAATACTGAAGAG CATGGATAAAAATGGGACAATGACAATTGATTGGAATGAGTGGAGAGACTATCACCTGCTGCACCCTGTGGAGAACATTCCTGAAATCATCCTGTACTGGAAGCACTCCACG ATCTTTGATGTAGGAGAGAATTTGACTGTCCCTGATGAGTTCACAGTGGAAGAGAGGCAGACAGGGATGTGGTGGAGACATCTGGTTGCAGGTGGAGGTGCAGGTGCCGTGTCCAGaacctgcacagctcccttgGACCGTTTGAAAGTGCTCATGCAG GTTCACGCCTCGCGCAGTAACAACATGTGCATCATCGGCGGCTTCACGCAGATGATCCGGGAGGGCGGCCCCAGGTCACTGTGGAGGGGCAATGGCATCAACGTGCTCAAGATTGCACCCGAGTCAGCCATCAAGTTCATGGCCTATGAGCAG ATCAAGCGGTTCATTGGTACTGACCAGGAAATGCTGAGGATCCACGAGCGGCTCCTGGCTGGTTCTTTGGCTGGGGCCAttgcacagagcagcatctACCCCATGGAG GTTCTGAAAACACGGATGGCTCTAAGGAAGACAGGACAATATTCAGGCATGTTGGATTGTGCCAAAAACATCCTTGCAAAGGAAGGAATGGCTGCCTTCTACAAAGGTTACATCCCCAACATGCTGGGAATCATCCCATATGCTGGTATTGACCTGGCAGTCTATGAG ACACTAAAAAATACCTGGTTGCAGCGCTACGCTGTCAACAGTGCTGACCCTGGGGTCTTTGTTCTGCTGGCCTGTGGCACCATCTCCAGCACCTGTGGACAGCTTGCCAGTTACCCACTGGCCCTTGTGAGGACACGCATGCAGGCCCAAG CTTCAGTGGAGGGTGCTCCTGAAGTGACCATGAGGGGACTGTTCAAACACATTCTGAAGACAGAGGGAGCATTTGGGCTTTACCGGGGTCTGGCGCCCAACTTTATGAAGGTGATCCCAGCTGTGAGCATCAGCTACGTGGTGTATGAAAACTTGAAGATGACTCTGGGCGTGGACTCACGGTGA
- the ORM2 gene encoding alpha-1-acid glycoprotein 2: protein MLATLTLFLGLPLALATEPQSCSPLIPVTFDSSTIPQLLGQWFYIAGASRYPPHLAELRAVTFEAFSFSPGSREDELNITEIIRTNETCVVRNSSKVQVFQQNSTLVHVDNNDVTSMARLIQSDKDLLILNHINIDFPSLSLSARTPNVSKEHMEEFRAHLQCLGFTEEEVFYTSREHACPLPRGEENADPQLG, encoded by the exons ATGTTGGCCACCCTCACCCTGTTTCTGGGGCTGCCCCTTGCCCTGGCCACCGAGCCCCAAAGCTGCTCCCCGCTCATCCCAGTCACCTTTGACAGCAGCACCATCCCCCAG ctcctgggacagtGGTTCTACATTGCTGGTGCCTCCAGGTATCCTCCtcacctggcagagctgagagcagtgACCTTTGaggctttttccttctctcctggcAGCCGTGAGGACGAGCTCAACATCACTGAAATCATAAGAAC GAATGAGACATGTGTGGTGAGGAACTCCAGCAAGGTCCAGGTTTTTCAGCAGAACTCCACCCTGGTGCATG TTGATAATAATGACGTGACTTCCATGGCCAGACTGATCCAAAGTGACAAAGACCTGCTGATCCTGAACCACATCAACATTGACTTCCCAAGTCTGAGTCTGTCAG CACGGACACCCAATGTGAGCAAGGAGCACATGGAGGAGTTCAGAGCCcacctgcagtgcctgggcttCACAGAGGAAGAAGTGTTCTACACTTCCAGAGAG CACGCCTGTCCCCTGCCCAGGGgtgaagaaaatgcagatcCACAGCTGGGGTAA
- the LOC101815158 gene encoding alpha-1-acid glycoprotein-like isoform X2: MGSAGLPLLLLLAALLPARADPCAAQRPDSSTAAKLPGTWLYVAGAAQFPQHRVEMLLIDRAFLRLEPAAGGQQLLISHYVAVGDQCFTNNQTYLEVTAGNATQVKHAKTHQTEGMLMNVSSENLLLVQYQMQRERTYLGQYLYARNRSISTAEREEFEQHAQCLGLGAEQIVYAPWKTEVCQVKEVEVSSSPHPEPVAAATASPAPGTPWPGSAGN, from the exons ATGGGCTCGGCCGGGCTCccgctgctgctcctgctcgcCGCGCTGCTCCCCGCGCGGGCTGATCCCTGCGCAGCGCAGCGCCCCGACAGCTCCACGGCCGCCAAG CTGCCGGGCACCTGGCTGTAcgtggcaggggctgcccagtTCCCGCAGCACCGCGTGGAGATGCTGCTCATCGACCGCGCCTTCCTGCGCCTGGAGCCcgcggctgggggg cagcagctgctcatcaGCCACTACGTGGCCGT GGGGGACCAGTGTTTTACCAACAACCAGACCTACCTGGAGGTCACCGCCGGTAACGCCACGCAGGTGAAGCACG CCAAGACCCACCAAACTGAGGGGATGCTGATGAACGTGAGCTCTGAAAACCTTTTACTCGTCCAGTACCaaatgcagagggaaaggaCATATTTGGGGCAGTATCTCTACG CCCGGAACCGGAGCATCAGCACGGCCGAGCGGGAGGAGTTTGAGCAGCACGcccagtgcctggggctgggggcagagcagaTCGTGTACGCGCCGTGGAAAACG GAGGTGTGTCAAGTGAAAGAAGTGGAAGTCAGCAGCAGCCCACACCCAGAGCCCgtggctgcagccacagcatcaCCTGCTCCAGGTACTCCCTGGCCTGGGAGTGCAGGGAACTGA
- the SLC25A25 gene encoding calcium-binding mitochondrial carrier protein SCaMC-2 isoform X4, producing the protein MLCLCLYVPVFGERQTEFEYFESKGLPAELKSIFRLSLFIPSQEFSTYRQWKQKIVKAGDKDLDGQLDFEEFVHYLQDHEKKLRLVFKSLDKKNDGRIDAQEIVQSLRDLGVKISEQQAEKILKRIRTGHFWGPVTYMDKNGTMTIDWNEWRDYHLLHPVENIPEIILYWKHSTIFDVGENLTVPDEFTVEERQTGMWWRHLVAGGGAGAVSRTCTAPLDRLKVLMQVHASRSNNMCIIGGFTQMIREGGPRSLWRGNGINVLKIAPESAIKFMAYEQIKRFIGTDQEMLRIHERLLAGSLAGAIAQSSIYPMEVLKTRMALRKTGQYSGMLDCAKNILAKEGMAAFYKGYIPNMLGIIPYAGIDLAVYETLKNTWLQRYAVNSADPGVFVLLACGTISSTCGQLASYPLALVRTRMQAQASVEGAPEVTMRGLFKHILKTEGAFGLYRGLAPNFMKVIPAVSISYVVYENLKMTLGVDSR; encoded by the exons ATGCTCTGCCTCTGTCTGTACGTGCCGGTGTTCGGGGAGAGGCAGACGGAGTTTGAGTACTTTGAGTCGAAGGGGCTGCCGGCCGAACTCAAATCCATCTTCCGACTCAGCCTCTTCATTCCTTCCCAGGAATTCTCCACCTACCGGCAGTGGAAGCAG aaaattgTGAAGGCTGGAGACAAAGACCTGGATGGACAGCTGGATTTTGAGGAATTTGTTCACTATCTGCAAGACCATGAGAAGAAGCTGAGACTGGTTTTCAAGAGTTTGGATAAAAAGAATGATG GCCGCATCGATGCCCAGGAGATTGTCCAGTCTCTCCGGGACCTGGGAGTCAAGATCTCTGAACAGCAGGCTGAGAAAATACTGAAGAG AATAAGGACGGGACACTTCTGGGGTCCTGTCACCTA CATGGATAAAAATGGGACAATGACAATTGATTGGAATGAGTGGAGAGACTATCACCTGCTGCACCCTGTGGAGAACATTCCTGAAATCATCCTGTACTGGAAGCACTCCACG ATCTTTGATGTAGGAGAGAATTTGACTGTCCCTGATGAGTTCACAGTGGAAGAGAGGCAGACAGGGATGTGGTGGAGACATCTGGTTGCAGGTGGAGGTGCAGGTGCCGTGTCCAGaacctgcacagctcccttgGACCGTTTGAAAGTGCTCATGCAG GTTCACGCCTCGCGCAGTAACAACATGTGCATCATCGGCGGCTTCACGCAGATGATCCGGGAGGGCGGCCCCAGGTCACTGTGGAGGGGCAATGGCATCAACGTGCTCAAGATTGCACCCGAGTCAGCCATCAAGTTCATGGCCTATGAGCAG ATCAAGCGGTTCATTGGTACTGACCAGGAAATGCTGAGGATCCACGAGCGGCTCCTGGCTGGTTCTTTGGCTGGGGCCAttgcacagagcagcatctACCCCATGGAG GTTCTGAAAACACGGATGGCTCTAAGGAAGACAGGACAATATTCAGGCATGTTGGATTGTGCCAAAAACATCCTTGCAAAGGAAGGAATGGCTGCCTTCTACAAAGGTTACATCCCCAACATGCTGGGAATCATCCCATATGCTGGTATTGACCTGGCAGTCTATGAG ACACTAAAAAATACCTGGTTGCAGCGCTACGCTGTCAACAGTGCTGACCCTGGGGTCTTTGTTCTGCTGGCCTGTGGCACCATCTCCAGCACCTGTGGACAGCTTGCCAGTTACCCACTGGCCCTTGTGAGGACACGCATGCAGGCCCAAG CTTCAGTGGAGGGTGCTCCTGAAGTGACCATGAGGGGACTGTTCAAACACATTCTGAAGACAGAGGGAGCATTTGGGCTTTACCGGGGTCTGGCGCCCAACTTTATGAAGGTGATCCCAGCTGTGAGCATCAGCTACGTGGTGTATGAAAACTTGAAGATGACTCTGGGCGTGGACTCACGGTGA
- the LOC101815158 gene encoding alpha-1-acid glycoprotein-like isoform X1, translated as MGSAGLPLLLLLAALLPARADPCAAQRPDSSTAAKLPGTWLYVAGAAQFPQHRVEMLLIDRAFLRLEPAAGGQQLLISHYVAVGDQCFTNNQTYLEVTAGNATQVKHAKTHQTEGMLMNVSSENLLLVQYQMQRERTYLGQYLYARNRSISTAEREEFEQHAQCLGLGAEQIVYAPWKTEVCQVKEVEVSSSPHPEPVAAATASPAPGTPWPGSAGN; from the exons ATGGGCTCGGCCGGGCTCccgctgctgctcctgctcgcCGCGCTGCTCCCCGCGCGGGCTGATCCCTGCGCAGCGCAGCGCCCCGACAGCTCCACGGCCGCCAAG CTGCCGGGCACCTGGCTGTAcgtggcaggggctgcccagtTCCCGCAGCACCGCGTGGAGATGCTGCTCATCGACCGCGCCTTCCTGCGCCTGGAGCCcgcggct ggggggcagcagctgctcatcaGCCACTACGTGGCCGT GGGGGACCAGTGTTTTACCAACAACCAGACCTACCTGGAGGTCACCGCCGGTAACGCCACGCAGGTGAAGCACG CCAAGACCCACCAAACTGAGGGGATGCTGATGAACGTGAGCTCTGAAAACCTTTTACTCGTCCAGTACCaaatgcagagggaaaggaCATATTTGGGGCAGTATCTCTACG CCCGGAACCGGAGCATCAGCACGGCCGAGCGGGAGGAGTTTGAGCAGCACGcccagtgcctggggctgggggcagagcagaTCGTGTACGCGCCGTGGAAAACG GAGGTGTGTCAAGTGAAAGAAGTGGAAGTCAGCAGCAGCCCACACCCAGAGCCCgtggctgcagccacagcatcaCCTGCTCCAGGTACTCCCTGGCCTGGGAGTGCAGGGAACTGA